One genomic segment of Clostridium estertheticum subsp. estertheticum includes these proteins:
- a CDS encoding sulfite exporter TauE/SafE family protein — MIILMYVSIILIATISGAISGLGGGVIIKPLFDMIGYHNAAAIGFYSSVAVFTMSIVSIITQLKNGFIFQLKTFLWISIGSLIGGVAGEAVFNRVASSYENSVVKVIQASLLAIILICILIYTINKDKVRSFHLKNFLSIFLVGFFLGSISVFLGIGGGPLNVALLMLLFSYTIKDATIYSIATIFFAQISKLSSVIISNKLFEYDLSLIPFMCVSAVIGGFIGTLINLRLEERKIEKFYIFLIGLLLIISGYNVITNL; from the coding sequence ATGATAATATTAATGTATGTAAGTATTATATTAATTGCCACCATTTCAGGTGCAATTTCTGGTCTTGGCGGAGGGGTAATAATTAAACCATTATTTGATATGATTGGTTATCATAATGCAGCTGCAATAGGATTTTACTCATCAGTTGCTGTTTTTACCATGAGTATTGTATCAATAATTACACAATTGAAAAATGGTTTTATTTTTCAATTAAAGACTTTTTTATGGATATCTATTGGTTCGCTAATCGGGGGAGTAGCAGGAGAAGCGGTTTTTAATAGAGTTGCTTCTTCTTATGAAAATAGTGTTGTTAAAGTCATTCAAGCATCTTTACTTGCAATTATTTTAATTTGTATATTAATTTATACAATAAATAAAGATAAAGTTAGATCTTTTCATTTAAAAAATTTCCTTTCTATATTCTTAGTTGGTTTTTTCTTAGGTTCAATTTCAGTCTTTTTAGGAATAGGAGGAGGACCATTAAATGTTGCTCTTTTGATGCTTCTGTTTTCTTATACGATTAAGGATGCGACAATTTATTCAATTGCTACTATTTTCTTTGCACAAATATCAAAATTAAGCAGTGTAATAATTTCAAATAAATTATTTGAATATGATTTATCTTTAATCCCATTTATGTGTGTCTCAGCAGTTATTGGAGGGTTTATAGGTACCTTAATTAATCTGAGATTAGAGGAAAGAAAAATTGAAAAATTTTATATATTTCTAATTGGATTATTATTGATTATATCTGGATATAATGTAATTACAAATTTATAA
- a CDS encoding cytidylate kinase family protein — MTKKYIVFTSEYASAARYIAKELEKKLGIKFYGEEDLLIRTAKESGIDEKVLSEYDEKLANSKFDETLQLNELDLGLKIYNAYSDTILKIVEVRKVIVFLWKEVQI, encoded by the coding sequence ATGACAAAAAAATATATAGTGTTTACTAGTGAGTATGCAAGTGCAGCGAGATATATAGCAAAGGAACTAGAAAAAAAGCTTGGAATAAAATTTTATGGTGAAGAAGATTTATTGATTAGGACTGCAAAGGAATCTGGAATTGATGAGAAAGTTTTAAGTGAATATGATGAAAAACTTGCAAATAGTAAGTTTGATGAAACTTTACAGTTGAATGAACTTGATTTAGGACTTAAGATTTATAATGCATACTCAGATACTATTTTGAAAATAGTTGAGGTGAGGAAGGTCATTGTATTCTTATGGAAAGAGGTGCAGATATAG
- a CDS encoding ArsR/SmtB family transcription factor, giving the protein MAHYNLPHDHGQNIDKILDKMPQIEQFQEVATSFQQLGDGTRLRILWLLCHSEECVSNIAATMGMSDPAVSHHLRILRNNGLIVSRRAGKEVYYKLSDNERANLLHKTMDTMFEISCPTYI; this is encoded by the coding sequence ATGGCACATTATAATTTACCCCATGATCATGGGCAGAATATAGATAAGATATTAGATAAGATGCCCCAAATAGAACAATTTCAAGAAGTAGCCACTTCTTTCCAACAACTTGGTGATGGTACGCGTCTGCGTATTCTTTGGCTTTTATGTCACAGCGAAGAGTGCGTCTCCAACATAGCTGCAACCATGGGAATGAGTGATCCTGCTGTTTCACATCATCTACGCATCTTGAGAAATAACGGTTTGATTGTCAGCAGACGTGCCGGGAAAGAAGTCTATTATAAATTATCAGATAATGAGAGGGCAAATTTACTACACAAGACAATGGATACTATGTTTGAAATATCATGTCCAACATATATATGA
- a CDS encoding pyridoxamine 5'-phosphate oxidase family protein: MNNIQAIKLSNDLMNKADVVYLSTVTSNNAPETRALLNLRNVNQYPDLVNMFDENESSLVTYVTTNTSSSKMKSIMENPKICLYYCKADEQRGLMLTGEAEIVTDMEIKKVLWHDMWKIFFPGGVTDPDYTIIRLSAVTAKGYDKIQTYNLEFKGK, encoded by the coding sequence ATGAATAATATTCAAGCAATTAAATTAAGTAATGATCTAATGAACAAAGCGGACGTTGTATATCTATCAACGGTAACTAGTAATAATGCCCCAGAAACAAGAGCATTATTAAATCTTAGAAATGTTAATCAATATCCAGACTTGGTTAATATGTTTGACGAAAATGAATCTAGTTTAGTAACATATGTAACAACCAATACATCATCATCTAAGATGAAAAGTATAATGGAGAATCCTAAAATATGTTTATATTACTGCAAAGCAGATGAACAAAGAGGTCTTATGCTTACTGGAGAAGCAGAAATAGTAACTGATATGGAAATAAAAAAGGTCCTATGGCATGATATGTGGAAAATATTTTTTCCGGGTGGAGTTACAGATCCAGATTATACAATAATTCGTTTGAGTGCAGTTACTGCTAAGGGATATGATAAAATACAAACATACAACTTAGAATTTAAAGGAAAGTAA
- a CDS encoding Rrf2 family transcriptional regulator — protein MKYSTKLSHAVHILVFIKINPSYDLSSTAIAKSIQTNPGCVRQIMMKLREAGLLNSVTGHAKPSLAKKTADITLLDLYRAVEGTKPLLHLDTQTNPDCGVGMNIQLSLQKYYDEIQETAEHKMKEITLDHIINLYYKNVDQFYI, from the coding sequence ATGAAATATTCAACCAAACTAAGTCATGCAGTACACATATTAGTTTTTATTAAAATTAATCCAAGTTATGATTTAAGCAGTACAGCTATCGCCAAGAGCATTCAGACAAATCCTGGATGCGTAAGACAAATCATGATGAAATTACGAGAAGCCGGATTATTAAACAGTGTTACTGGGCACGCTAAACCATCGTTAGCAAAAAAAACTGCTGATATCACACTTCTAGATCTCTATCGTGCTGTAGAAGGTACCAAGCCTCTATTGCACCTTGATACGCAAACCAATCCTGATTGTGGTGTGGGTATGAATATTCAGCTTTCATTACAGAAATATTATGATGAAATTCAAGAAACTGCTGAACATAAAATGAAAGAAATCACTTTGGATCATATCATTAACCTATACTATAAAAATGTAGATCAATTCTATATATAA
- a CDS encoding MBL fold metallo-hydrolase, with protein MNIKQIRNATIIIEYAGKKFLIDPILADKGSYPPFGPRLGLPDAPRQDQNNPLVNLPISINEVINVNAVIITHLHPDHFDDAAKEILPKDMKMFVQDEIDAKELKDAGFKNIEVLTEDTSFEDIKLTKTKGQHGSGEMLKSAGNVCGIVFEHSTEKTLYVAGDTIWYDGVKEEIDTHKPEVIVLNAGRNKFIDYDPVIMGKEDVYEVHRTAPNAKIIASHMEAINHWTLSREELKNFVNEKGISSNVLIPDDGEDYTF; from the coding sequence ATGAATATTAAACAAATTAGAAATGCTACAATAATAATTGAATATGCAGGTAAAAAATTTTTGATTGATCCAATTTTAGCAGACAAAGGTAGTTATCCACCATTCGGACCACGTCTTGGCCTCCCAGATGCACCAAGACAAGACCAAAATAATCCTTTAGTTAACTTGCCAATATCAATTAATGAAGTTATTAATGTCAATGCAGTAATAATAACTCATTTACATCCTGATCACTTTGATGATGCTGCCAAAGAAATCTTACCTAAAGATATGAAAATGTTTGTTCAAGACGAAATAGATGCTAAAGAATTAAAAGATGCTGGCTTTAAAAATATAGAAGTTTTAACTGAAGACACAAGTTTTGAGGATATTAAATTAACTAAAACAAAAGGCCAACATGGAAGCGGTGAAATGCTAAAATCTGCTGGTAACGTATGTGGTATTGTCTTCGAACACTCCACTGAAAAAACTTTATATGTAGCTGGTGATACTATATGGTATGATGGTGTAAAAGAAGAAATTGATACTCATAAACCAGAGGTTATTGTTTTAAATGCTGGACGTAATAAGTTTATTGACTATGATCCAGTAATTATGGGAAAAGAAGATGTTTATGAAGTTCATAGGACTGCTCCTAATGCAAAAATTATTGCTAGCCACATGGAAGCTATAAACCATTGGACATTATCAAGAGAAGAATTAAAGAATTTTGTTAATGAAAAAGGAATATCTTCCAATGTATTGATCCCAGATGATGGAGAAGATTATACATTTTAA
- a CDS encoding MarR family transcriptional regulator: MLNNTQGGFFISQIKQISGRIFEKILVRNKIDDFNGPQGRILYILWQEDSIPIKELSKKTGLALTTLTSMLDRMESAELVNRTFTKTDRRKVLIVLTEKAKKLKNKYDEVSSQMNEIYYDGFSDDEILQLENYLSRILKNLKQKQEE; encoded by the coding sequence GTGTTAAATAATACACAAGGTGGTTTTTTTATTTCACAAATAAAACAAATTAGCGGAAGAATTTTCGAAAAAATACTTGTTAGAAACAAAATAGATGATTTTAATGGTCCTCAAGGAAGAATTTTATACATACTTTGGCAAGAAGATTCAATTCCTATAAAGGAATTATCCAAAAAGACTGGATTGGCATTAACTACACTTACAAGTATGCTTGACCGAATGGAATCAGCAGAGCTCGTCAATAGAACATTCACCAAAACAGATAGAAGAAAAGTTTTGATTGTTTTAACGGAAAAAGCTAAAAAACTAAAAAATAAATATGATGAAGTCTCATCTCAAATGAACGAAATTTATTATGATGGTTTTAGTGATGATGAAATACTACAGCTTGAAAACTATTTATCAAGAATATTAAAAAATTTAAAGCAAAAACAAGAGGAATAA
- a CDS encoding radical SAM protein codes for MIKENIKEVKNYVSKSNLPTYDYVINPYVGCPHACKYCYASFMKRFTNHNQEDWGSFIDVKVCDNKINIKKLENKTVSLSSVTDCYNPLEAKYQITRGILEQFKGSNVILGIVTKSKLILRDIDILKQIKNLTVAISINTLDEDFKNDMDRASSIKDRLNTLKTLHENGIYVVLFMSPIFPYITDFKSIIETSKDYVNEYWFENLNLRGDYKYRILNYIEEKYPHFIDKYKEIYIKKDMNYWELLSKDIDIYCKAAGVKYVNFFYHEQLVKNKLENKNIRIKNDNV; via the coding sequence ATGATAAAAGAAAATATAAAAGAAGTAAAAAACTATGTATCAAAATCTAATCTCCCTACTTATGATTATGTTATAAATCCTTATGTTGGCTGCCCTCACGCATGTAAATACTGCTATGCAAGCTTTATGAAGAGATTTACAAATCACAATCAAGAAGATTGGGGATCATTTATAGATGTTAAAGTTTGTGATAATAAAATAAATATAAAAAAATTAGAAAATAAGACAGTTTCACTGTCCTCAGTAACTGACTGCTATAACCCTCTAGAAGCTAAATACCAAATCACTAGAGGAATTTTAGAGCAATTTAAAGGTTCAAATGTAATTTTAGGTATTGTTACAAAATCAAAATTAATACTAAGAGATATTGATATTCTAAAACAAATAAAAAATCTTACAGTAGCAATTTCTATTAATACATTAGACGAAGACTTTAAAAATGATATGGATCGTGCTAGTAGTATAAAAGACAGACTAAACACTCTAAAGACACTACACGAAAACGGCATTTATGTTGTGTTATTTATGTCTCCAATATTTCCATACATTACCGATTTTAAAAGCATTATAGAAACAAGTAAAGATTATGTTAATGAGTATTGGTTTGAAAATCTAAATTTAAGAGGGGATTATAAGTATAGAATCCTAAACTATATTGAGGAGAAATATCCTCACTTTATAGACAAGTATAAAGAAATTTATATTAAGAAAGACATGAATTATTGGGAACTTTTATCCAAGGATATTGATATTTATTGTAAAGCAGCTGGAGTAAAGTATGTGAATTTCTTTTATCATGAACAGCTTGTCAAAAATAAGTTAGAAAATAAAAATATCAGAATTAAAAATGATAATGTGTGA
- a CDS encoding GNAT family N-acetyltransferase, giving the protein METKIVKGSIAYINDCEDTLVNSELGIKYFPKKGSARTSLEEGFAKEEIYIAMDINQNYKGFIWIIFDGIFHSFPYLHIVAVNQESRNQGIGKNLLKFFEDSCLKNYSKIFLVVADFNPDAERLYKKIGYIQVGTIPSLYMEGITEHLMMKSREDNK; this is encoded by the coding sequence ATGGAAACAAAAATAGTAAAGGGAAGTATAGCTTATATAAATGATTGTGAAGATACATTAGTAAATTCTGAACTAGGGATAAAATATTTTCCTAAAAAAGGAAGTGCTAGAACTTCATTAGAAGAAGGATTTGCTAAAGAAGAAATCTACATTGCTATGGATATTAATCAAAATTATAAAGGATTCATATGGATCATTTTTGATGGAATATTTCATTCATTCCCCTATCTGCATATTGTTGCAGTAAACCAAGAAAGTCGTAATCAAGGAATAGGTAAAAACCTATTAAAGTTCTTTGAGGATAGTTGTTTGAAAAACTACAGCAAAATATTTTTAGTAGTTGCAGATTTTAATCCAGATGCAGAAAGACTTTATAAAAAAATTGGTTACATTCAAGTAGGTACTATACCTAGTTTATATATGGAAGGGATAACTGAACATTTAATGATGAAATCAAGAGAAGATAACAAATAA
- a CDS encoding cysteine hydrolase family protein gives MKKALIVIDIQNDYFKNGKFPLWNAENTLNNVEKAIEKATTTNIPVVLIQHIADSSSPFFNEGTEGVEIHPRILKAAPNAMKVIKTFADSFHKTKLDEVLSQLEVEEILVCGMMTQNCVVFTAISKNAEKYSVKILSDCCTTLNEPTHQIALQGVSTRVELLSYNEAI, from the coding sequence ATGAAAAAAGCTCTTATAGTTATTGATATACAAAATGATTACTTTAAAAATGGAAAATTCCCTCTGTGGAATGCCGAAAATACTTTAAATAATGTGGAAAAAGCTATTGAAAAAGCAACTACTACTAATATCCCAGTAGTTTTAATTCAACATATTGCAGATAGTAGTTCGCCCTTTTTTAATGAAGGCACGGAAGGAGTAGAAATTCATCCAAGAATATTAAAAGCTGCTCCAAATGCAATGAAAGTTATTAAGACCTTTGCAGATAGTTTTCATAAGACTAAATTAGATGAAGTATTATCACAGCTTGAAGTAGAAGAAATTCTTGTATGTGGAATGATGACACAAAATTGTGTTGTTTTTACCGCTATTTCTAAAAATGCAGAAAAATATAGTGTAAAAATACTATCTGACTGCTGCACAACGTTAAATGAGCCTACACACCAAATTGCACTCCAAGGAGTATCAACACGTGTGGAACTATTAAGTTATAATGAGGCTATATAG
- a CDS encoding AAA family ATPase, whose protein sequence is MERGADIVLRGKVDFLNVYVYSKDMDKKVDRCERVVGIPKKDAPEYIDRQVMQRKIYYSTFSSIERGKMSEYDLCINTDTFTVDSLGMEKCAEIVKVAL, encoded by the coding sequence ATGGAAAGAGGTGCAGATATAGTCTTAAGGGGTAAGGTAGATTTTTTAAATGTATATGTTTATAGCAAAGATATGGATAAAAAAGTAGACCGATGCGAAAGAGTTGTTGGAATTCCAAAGAAAGATGCACCTGAGTACATTGATAGACAAGTTATGCAGAGAAAAATTTACTACAGTACATTTTCGAGCATTGAAAGAGGCAAGATGAGTGAATATGATTTATGTATTAATACTGATACATTTACTGTAGATTCCTTAGGAATGGAAAAGTGTGCTGAAATAGTAAAAGTAGCTTTATAA